The region GAACtaagagtactgggattaaagatgtgcacaacCACACCTAGATGAAACTAATGATACtttgaggggagagggagggctccctatgtagaccaggctggacttgaactcacagtgatccacttgacTTGTGTCTTGAGGGTGCTAGgcatattttttcataatttggaAAGATCATTATTTGttgttccctcttttctctccatcccAACTAtctagtttattatatattttatgcttaGAAATTGTTATTTGTGTAGATTTTCCTGTTCTTTAATATATAAAGTAATATGAGGGGTAGCTTTTCATATATGGCTTCTTTTGCTTAGCAGTATTCACAAGGTTCATCCATGTTCTTGGCTACATTAACACTTCATTCCCTTTTCCTCTATACAATAGTCAGTAGTACTGAAATACATACTATTTGTTAATCCATTCATTGCCTGAAGGGTTTCCCCACTCCAACTTATAGGAATAATGCAGTTTTAGGAATATTCTACAGGTATTCGTGTAGATGTGTGTTTTTTAACTTGATAAATACCTCAGTGTGGACTTGTTTAGTCATTGTCTCTATGTTCAACATTTATTATCTGCCCAGCTGTTTTCTAAAGAGGTTGTGGTTGACATTCTCACCGTCAGTATACAGTGCTCCAGTTTCCTGACAGTTCATCTCTCTTTGTTGTCTAATTTTGACTATTCTGATGCTTGTAAGGTACTTGATAGTTTTGATTTGCCGCTCCGTAGTGATTATTTATTGAGCACTGTTTCCTGTGCTTATAAAACACTgacataattttgaaaatttatctgttcaaatattttgcctagttttgttttgttgttgttgttgtgctttgttgttgttgtttggttgcttttggtttttcgagacagggtctctctgtgtagccttgactgtgcaggactcactttgtagaccaggctggcctcgaactcacggcggtttgttttgttttgtttcattgtttttgttttagtttggtttggttttgggtttggtttttcaagacaggatttctttgtgtagcgttggctgtcctgggctctctttatagaccaagctggtctgaaccacctgcctctgcctcccatagccATCACATCACAGTGTTAGGTGCATATCTCTGTATATAGATTACACTTGAGGGAGCTGTACCTTTTCCCCAGTCTGGACATATCAGGCTTGGCTTTCCTGAATAACTTTAATATGCTTTTGTGCTCCTGTAATCttcatttactttaattttacagGATGGCACCCTTTTCTACTTTGAGGAATAAGTGTTTTTCAGTCTAGTTTGCATCTGTAGGTGGTGTCAGGCAGATGGTGTTTGTTTACAGTGCCCATCTAAATGCAAGGTCATCCTCCATTCTCACATTGGAATCAACTGCTGCTGAAAAAATGGACTCTCTTGGGACAAGGCACAGTTTGATCCCATCATACAACTCTTGAGAAATGCTTCTAGTCGTTGGGAGTTCCTTTCCGTAGTTTTAACCTTTGGTTCTATTACTGGTGGAGAGGGTGTGTATACCTatgggcttatttcagcttacaggttATATATAGTCTATCATTGAGAGAAACCAGAGTAGGAACATGGAGGGCTGGAAATGAAGCAGAGACCTTGGGAGGAAGCTGCTTACTTACCTGTTTACTCCCTCTAGCtggctcagctagctttcttttaCAGCCAAGCCCAACAGTGGGCTGTACACTCGTATATCAaataccaattaagaaaatgctttaccaggtagtggcacactcctttaatcccagcacttgggagccagaggcagcctggtccGCATGAAGAGACCTTGTCAAACTGCCACCCCATCTCCCACTCCACATTgccaaaaaagaacaaaagagaaaatgtttcaAAGACATGGCCACGGGCCAGTCTGATTGAAGCAATTCTTAGTTGAAGTCCCTTCTTGTCAGGTAATTGTagttttgtgtcaaattgacagctGATGTTGACCTAAAATGCTGTACAGTGTTTATCTCTGCAAACTAACTACTTTAGTAGTTCATATGGAAagcacagagatccatctacatACAACATGACTGTCTTAAGGCAACTGACCTTACTGCCACATGAACTGCAGAGCCCAGTCCATAGGACATGCCCAGTACTGCCTCATAGTGTGTTCTCATTCAGGCAACAGCGACCCAGGTGGAATATGTAAGACTGTCCTCCAGAATTTTTCCCAGATCCTTTTCTGGAAAATATGACTGCTTTTCCCACTCGTGGGGATGAGGCATATTTCATGAGCCCGTTGTCACCGCCCTGGGGTTGGGAGTACACACCATTTATTTGTTGCAGAGGTTCTTCCCACACCTTGGGGCTGGGAAGAGCTCCCAGCCTTCCAGTTTGTCAGTCCGGACCAGGGTGGTGGTGATCTGTAGTGTTGTACAGAGGCTAGCAAAAGTTTCCTATAGATATCAAAACATTCCTATGATAACTGTTGGAGAATCAAATGTAGGGAGATGGAGAGGTGATTCAGTGAtaaaagagcactgacttctcttgcagaggatctgggctcagtttccagcacccacatgaaggctcacaatCTCTATTACTTTGGGGTCCCAGGGCATATGCCACCCTTTCCTGCTGTCTGAGGGTACTACATACATgggcatacatacacacctacagacaaacattcctttttgtttttagggggttttgtttgtttgttttagttttttgagacaagatttctctgtatagccttggctgtcctagacttgatttgtagaccaggctggcctcaaattcacagtgaacctcttgcctctgcctcccgtgtgctgggattaaaggcatgtgccaccacacccagctggacgAACATTCTTATCCattagaaaatatcatttattttaaaagttggagtcaaatatacattttaaaattaggaatTAGGCACCATTCTTCTAAGACCAGCCagggtggggtttttgtttgtttggggtgttttgttttgttttgtttttggtattatttatttattaatttatgtatattgCTTTTTTGATTGTACAGATGTCTGTATGAgtgtgtcagatcacctggaacaggagttacagacagttgtgaactgccatgtgggtgctgggaattgaacccagatcccctggaggagcagccagtgctcttagctgctgaaccatctctccagccccaaccagggtgttttatgttgttttcctttaagaattattttttctaagtttttacCCTACTTTGCAAATAAAAGCAGCCCAGTCTAGGTAAGTTGCTATATGACAGGGACACCTAGATTGGATCAGTGAAATTAGACTCTCAGAATTCACATGGACTGGTGAATTCTATCATGGACCCATAAAGAAGCCAAGAAGTATAATATTTGCCAaggaatgtttgttttatttggggaggTTTGTATGCGTTCATCTTTTGATCCTCACAAAAACATCAGTTGTGATTGACTCTGTCTTCTATTGCCAGCTGACATCATCTCCACCGTTGAGTTTAACTACTCTGGAGACCTTCTTGCAACAGGAGACAAAGGTGGCAGAGTTGTTATTTTCCAACGGGAACAAGAGGTCAGTGTTTTACCGTCACCAATCAAATGGCATCACTACTTGCTGCACATGCTGTGCCAGAAAGGAAGAATAGCTTTCACTATCCACTTTTCTTTAACACTCAATTCTGTTGTAGTAATTATGTAGAACAGTTTTAAACACTACCCTGGTAGCTGAGGAAGAAATCTAGCTCCTCACTGTGAGTACTCAGCTGACAATGCCTTCATCCTATTGCAATAGgcacttagaaaatattttgctaAAAAAGCATTTCTGTCTTACGTGGGTCCATAAGGCAGTTAGAAAGAGTATGAAAATGTGGCATCTCTGCATCACTTGTATTTGACTACTTTCCTTTGGGTTCTCTGCATCCCTGTGTATATAGCACATTAAAGCATAATAATGATAAGTCATTGTCTTTATCCTTGGATTCGGGAACAGCAGAGCTACCCCAGATGTGAGCAATCAGCCACAGGGCAAGGCTGCACCATGGAGCAGGAACCAACATCTTCTGAGAGCCAGTCCATCTCCTCAGGCAGTAGGAACCAGAACGGAAACAACTAGATAAAAACACCCTGGCTAAGACTACAGGCTACACATACCTCTTGTGATTTGATTGCTTTCttctccccctgctcctcctccctctcctctgcttcttctgctCTCCGacgctcctcttcctcttctttctcctcccctcctcttcctcctccaccttcctttGTAAACCTAAAACTCGTGTCTATACCAAAAATAAATGGCTAACCATTAGACCCCTCTGTTTGCCCTGATGTGGCCACATTAAATCGCTGTGTCTTACCTTACTTTCCTTAATAGTGGCACACTAGAACTGGTAGGGTAACTGCTAGGTGCTACCACAGGTAGGACTTGGGCACTCAAACTTTGGTTACACTGTGAATGTAAAGGACTTAGGGCCAATTTAGCAATtataagcaaaaagaaaggaggaggagaggagcatGTGCACAGACAAGCCTGATCATGTCCTACAGAACTCCTTGCCCACTGCAGAGAAGACCTGAATGTGCAGGGGAACCTGCAGCGCTCGCTATTATTCTGAGTGCATTAATGTGAACTTTGTCCAGAGTGTTTGAACCAAgacctttttatttaaaaatgtgtgctcATTAATGCTCTTGTTGATAGTAGTAGAAATTAATCTGCCTTCTGCTCTGTTCATTGAAGAAGCTGTCGTGTTTCCTTGCAGAATAAAGCCCGCGCTCACTCTAGGGGAGAGTACAATGTTTACAGTACCTTTCAGAGTCATGAGCCAGAGTTTGACTATTTGAAAAGTctagaaattgaagaaaaaattaataaaatcaggtGGTTACCACAACAGAATGCTGCTCATTTTCTACTCTCTACAAATGGTGAGAATTATAAATAGCtatttgacttatttttaattttagtgtggATGGATTCATGTTTTAAGTAATTCTAGAGGTTGTCTCTGCTTTAAACCTTGGAGAGGGTCAGTTGTCAGCTAGGGTAAAAACAATAGCTAAAAAATTCAAACTCTACAAAGAAAGCCAGTGTTACTTTGTATATTTGTCTACATCTTTAGTtagtttttgtatgtgtgtgatgtgtatgtacatatgtggtgAATGTTTAAGTATGCATgcttctggaggccagaggccgcCATTGGATGTCCTGCActatcactctctctctctctctcattcttttcagTAGCCTCAAACAGTGTGGGGTTATAGGGACATGACTTGGAATTTGAAATTGGAGTCTTATGCTTGCTAAGCAACTGCTCTTACCCAGTAAGCCACTTACCCAGCCTCCCAAGTTTAGACATCAACTTAGGCAGGTGATAGTTTCCTAGAACAGTTAAATAATAGTGGTACGTGttattgtggtttttcttttaatatgaagaataaggtttttattttcagataaaaCTATTAAATTATGGAAAATAAGTGAACGGGATAAAAGAGCAGAAGGTTATAACTTGAAAGATGAAGATGGACGACTTCGAGACCCATTTAGAATTACGGCACTACGGGtatatgctgcattttctttcaCCTTTCCAGAACTTTTCAGAAATAATACAAAACAGTTAGTTATATTAGCTGCTGAGAATACTGTTTCAAGTGTAACAGGCTTTACCTTCCTGGCTCATGATGGTAGTGGCCCTCCTCGCTATGTACTTGTTAAAATGGGATTCCTTGGTGTCACCAACATTACAAGATGgtgctgaggttaaaaaaaaagctctttggacaagcatggtggtgcacgcctttaattccagcactcgggaggcagaggcaggtgcatctctgagttcaaggccagcctggtctgcaaagtgagtctaggacagccagggctattacacagagaaaccctgtcttgaaaaaagcaaaaaacaaaagttgAAGTGCTCTGGAGCTTCTGTGGTAGGATCCGGAGCGCTTGCTGATGGAGTGACACAGTATAGGTAGGGTGGCTGGTAAGCAGCAAGACGTTAGCAATGGAGCTGTTGAAATTTCCTCTGAATGAACAATGTAGCACACTGGTGGTTTTTTAATTCTTCTCCTGATGGATCTGATCATCAATACTTTCAGTGGTGGGCTCAGTGCAAACAATGGCACCTGGGCAGGAACAGAGCATAGCTATGTTTAAAATATGTGGCTAGCAGGTTTTTTCAGTTACACTGTGAACCAAGTGAAGGTGTGTTAGTGTTAGTTGAAAATAGGCATTTCTGGTGTTGCTGATACGTGGCAATCTTTTTTAACATGCTTTCTAATAGAATTGTCTCAGGCCCAGCAGTTGGAATGTGTGTAGTGCCTGGTGTCTCATTTGCTTGAGAAAGTTAGAGAGCGGTGATAACCCATTAGGGTTGTCCCTGCACAGAGACAGTGGGCAGGGCTGGGACAACCATCCAAAGAGTTTTCCTCCTCCACCACTTAGCCTGATAACCAGGCCAAGAAAAGAGATGCTCTTTGTTCAGGTCTAAGTCATAGGAACTCAGATGCTCTCTTCCTTATCATTAGTCAGTTCTGGCAGAGTGGCTGTGTTTGCATTTCTGACTTAGTGTGGGCACATTTTAAATCTCTCATGGTGTTAGGTGTTGTTGCCAAGTGCTCTAAAACCTTCTGCTCTGGTcttatctctccagccaccaactTCACCCCACTGCACCCCTTCCCAGACACTTGAGAGCCTCACATTCAGACCTTTGCTTATCCCATTAGCTCAGGTGCTTATTTGGAAAAACTCAGGGGCTACCAGGCCCAGTGTTGATTTTATTCCAGGCCTCTTTGACAGAATTAATGGAATAAAACCTGTCTGATTGGTGGCCAAAGTGAAGCATATGAAAGGAGTGATTATTGTTTTAGCAGAGTGAGAACAGAATCATTGGCCTGCAATTCTGTGATATTCTTAGGTCCGTATTGGAGTTTCTGCTTCTCTTAaggagtttttttccccctgttggtTTAATTCTAAGAAAAGGAATGTAATTAAAAGGTGTCTTTTAGTTAGTAGTATTGCAGATGCTGCTGCTTTGGTTAGCTGGAAATAGTAGAGGGTAATGGCCCATGTGTGTCTTAGACCTGCATATTGTGGAGCCGGCATTTCTGTTCAGGAAACCCCAGCACTGTCCTAGGCTGAATTGAGAACAGCGTCACTACACTTTATCCAGGTTCATTTTTACAGAATTTGGCCAGGGAAGACTCAATTGAGAGATTCTTCAAAGCCTTTGAGTTCTTGGTGTCTAGTTACAGTAATGAAAATGACTCTAGTATTTGGCTTTTCCTGGAACCTTAGGCTTTCCTTCCCTGGATAATGGAGAGACGGgagatttttcctctttttctctcctgttaCTGCTCCTTTAGACTGACGCTTAGGCTTGTTTCAAGCACAAGTGCTCTGTCCaggccatcctcctgtctcttcctttgcACCCAGCTGATGATAACCCAGAAGCTTCTGGGACTGTGGCCCTAAGACCTTTACATGAAGCATAGTATGCATACCCATCCAGGTGACGAGCTGCACTTAAGTTCAGACTATAGGCAGCTCTATATCAGGAGGTAGAGTCTTAGCCCCAAAGGACCTCCTGCATGCTGTCTGTTTATTGATCCCTACATATGTATGCACTCCACCACTGTGGCCCATGAGCTGACGCATGAAGCAGACCACCAGTGCTATGAAAGCAGAGGTTTATGCACTCAGCTACAAAGACAAGGAGTTGCTGGGGCCATCAGAGAACACCCAAGAGAATGATGCCTTGGTGACCTGGAGAACATTGCTTGGGGCAGTTTACCTTCCTGTTTCCAACAAGATAATATTACCTCTGTAGTGGGAACAAGGAGGAATAGCTGGGAACAGACAGATCTCCACTCTGTATTCTGTAGCAGCTCTCCTAGTTAGAGGTGTTGCACAGCTATAGAAAACCtctgttccttttcttgtctAAATACCGTATGCTTATGCtattgtggcttttgttttgaatTCCTTTCTCCATTCCGTTTTTAGGTTCCAATATTGAAGCCCATGGACCTTATGGTAGAAGCAAGTCCTCGACGAATTTTTGCAAATGCTCATACATATCACATAAATTCCATTTCAGTAAATAGTGATCATGAAACATATCTCTCTGCAGATGATCTGAGAATTAACCTATGGCATTTAGAAATCACAGATAGAAGCTTCAGTATCCTTTACCAAGTGCTGCCTCTGCTTGTTTCTATGATTATTGTGCAGTTCTCATGGGCAGCTCATCCCAGTCCCTCAGACACTCACCTTTTGAATGTAGTCTTTTCTAGACTAATGGCAACATAAGGTCTTTGTGATTAAGTGTTCATAAAGATACAAACCTCTGCCTGAAAGTTCATGTGAGAAACCTTCAGTCTCCTTGGATCAGCCACTGCCTAACCGCTGGCTCCTAATGCCTCCCACCTCTTGCCCTCCAGTGAGCCATTCATGTCCTGCCTGACTGCTGGGCCATTGGAGTTTGTGGGAGCTCTAGGTACTGTATAGTTCTTATCACCATAAAGATCACAGTACTTGTTCTTGCCCAGGCTGCCTTGCTGTATTCGTGCTCAGTTGTTACCTACCTTCTGTGAAGTCTGAGCTTTGGCTCCCAGCTATttaccctgtaatcccagcagctttCCATCTTTTTACCTTAAGGATATCAGACTTATACAGTCTGGCACCTACTGGGCAGCTTGAGGCTCATGCTGTTTCTAGTCCTTATGGGGTCTTGTCTCTTAATTGTGGCAGCCAGCAGTGAGGTATAGACTCATACATTGTATGTTTCCCCTAGAAGATAAACCTGTCCATCAATGTTCCACACTGGCCCAGAGAAGAATTGTAGCCTTTGTTTCCATTGGCTGACCTCTGTGGTTGACTTCCTGCTGTGTTTGTATTGCTCTGGCAACCCCAAGCAAGCTCTTAAAGTCAAATAATTAGGAAAGCAAAATCATTTGTAATTTGATGTTTATGTTAATTAGTTATAGATagaaatgggtgggtgggtggcactGCTGCCTTCATTGTAGATGTCATTCATTGTGCTCTGTCTTAGTTGGGCACTGTCCTGCATCCACCTGAGGCCCCTTGCTATGCACTCCTGTGGCAGTGTATATGATCAGTCCTGCAGCTCCTCCCTTAAGCCTCACTGCACAGTTGGCTATCAAGTTTCCCTTGGACAGCTAAGCACTATGCCTTAACATTGCACTCCAGACATTGTGGACATCAAGCCAGCTAACATGGAGGAATTGACAGAAGTCATCACTGCCGCTGAGTTCCACCCACACCAGTGCAATGTGTTCGTCTACAGCAGCAGCAAGGGGACCATCAGGCTGTGTGACATGCGTTCCTCTGCCCTGTGTGACCGGCATGCCAAGTGTAAGTCTTCTTAAGGAGTACCCTTGATTTCCAAAAACTAGCTGGTTGCACTGATAGAagtcctccatgtcctctgcaggcCTGGAGTAGAGGGAGAGACTCCCCATGGGTTATGCTAATAAAGTGGTGCTACGGCAGTATTCCTCTACCCTGACCCAGCTTACCATCTACCCTGAGCTCTCTGTGACCTGGGCCATAGCCATCAGAGTGCATTCCACTTGTGTTGTCTGTAGCCAACAGATACAATGCTGTGTGCCTGGAGTCACAGGTACACAGGAAACTGAGGTGGGATCACTTGAGGGCCAGGAGGAGACTTCATCTTAAACGGAGGGTGGGGATAAGgaattggaaagatggctcacctGTTACATGTGTACTGATCTTGcaggtgacctgagtttggtttccactGCCTATTTaaagtggctcataactgcctgtaacttcagctttatggcaaaaacaaaaccatgcccTTAGTCCTAACACCctagaggcaaaggcagcagaTTTCCAGGCAAActgtctatataatgagtttagCCAGGGATATattgtgagagcctgtctcaacaataatgaaaagcctccaattccaagggattcccccttccacatacacatatacacgcacacacctaaaatttttaaaatgaaaattttagggccagtgagatgactcaacagGTAGTACTttctgccaagtctgatgaccttaTTTTAATCCCTAGGACCTACATGGAAGAAAACTGACTACTGAAAATtcttctctgacttccacgtgcAAGCTCCCTTCctaaactaaataaatgaatgcatttaaTCTAAAAGGAGGGGGCCAATTTTAAAGCATACCACGATCTATGTTGTTCTGGTACACCATCTTAGAAAGTCCCCATGTGCAACTGTGCAGGAGAGCTTCCTGCTCTCATACTGGTGCATTCATGCAAATAGGGAAGCAACTCTTGCTCAGCCACTCTAGAAAATGTGTGTCCATCAGAAAATGACTCCCAAAGTGTGTCATAGAATGTTGTTCCTGTTACAGTCCCAGCAAAGAAGTGTTGTCAGTGTATGTAGCCTAGGTCTTCTAGATGCTGTTTCTCAGTGAACAACTTTAGGTTCCAAGAAGAGCTGTCCTTGCCAGCACGAGGCTAATTGAGTAAATGCTTAGTGTCAGCACTAGCTGGCTTCCAGTCTGTGTCCTATGCAGAGCTAGCAAACATCACAAGCTCCTGCACAGAAAAGGATGCTGGAAACTGTGGAGAAGCTTCAAGTAAAGGAAATGTATCTCCTAGCCTGAAGCATGATACTGCATGGGCATGGCTTTGTGCTGGGGGATCAAGTCTAGCCTTGGGTGGAAGGCTTCCTTCTGCTATGGGCCCCAGGTAAAGGGAACTGTTGAGCTTCTGCACACAAAGCTAGTTCTGCAGAGGAAGCAATGATACTCCTTCATTCGAGTCACAGTGGATCATACTCACTCGTTATAAAAGACTTAAACTCCTTTGTTATGTGATCTTGTCCAGTAGTCCCATTGTGTAGCTAGCCAATGTAATGTTGGATTAAGGTAGGGCTCAGTCCAGCAGTCCTGCAAGCCCTGCCCTCCAGTGAGGGACCCAGAGCACTTATGCTTCTCTACTACATTATACTCCTGCAGTGTGGGCAAATAGGTAGCGCATCATGTCCCCAGCCCAGTGTCTTGTGGGTACAAGTAGCTGCAGTTATATTCCCATGCATACTAAGGATCCTCCAGGACGATGGTCTGGGACTGTCTGGATTTGAAGGCCTGCGCCTTGTGGGTAAGCTGACAATCAGAAAGCTAGGGAGGTGAGGATGCCGATGAGCCCTCCAGCATCTCTGAGAAGCCTCTGCTGACTTTAGAATGATAGTCTCTGATTTACACAGGAGCTCAAAGTGTTcactttgtttttcagtttttgaggAGCCAGAAGACCCCAGCAGTAGATCCTTTTTCTCAGAAATAATCTCATCTATATCTGATGTCAAGTTCAGCCACAGTGGTCGGTACATGATGACCAGAGACTATCTGTCGGTGAAGGTATGGGACCTCAACATGGAGGGCAGGCCTGTCGAGACCCACCAGGTACATGAGTACCTACGAAGCAAGCTCTGCTCCTTGTATGAAAATGACTGCATCTTTGACAAGTTCGAGTGCTGCTGGAATGGTTCAGACAGGTGAGGCTGCCAGCATCGTGCCATGCTGGCATCCAGAAGTGCTGTTTCTTTCAGGATCTCTAGCAAGCCTCTCAGACTGAGTGCTACCAGGAAGGGGATCTCGATCAGATGCAGGATGCTGACAGGATTGTGCTTTCCAGGCCTTTTATTTGTCCTATGATATATTCCAGGGAAAACCAGGCATCTGAGGAGACATCACTTCACTCACAGTGCACCATGAATGTGATTACACAGATagtgaaagaaaggaagcaggaagtcaTTTACTAGTCAAAAAGCCACCATTTAGTTGGCCTCTTTGTTTAGAGAGGTTTAAGAAACAGCCTTCAGGGCACAGCTCCCTACACTGCTCTAGAATGGTGGCTCGGTGCAGGGTAGCCTCAGGCTGCATCATATAGCTCATGCACATTCTGTACAGACCACACTGTTTTCAGGGCTACTGCAAGGTCTTTGAAATCATCCCAAAAGAAGTCATATTTCAGATGATGTTATCAGACTCTCTTAGGTCATCTTTTTGTTGTATTTCTGTTGAGAATTTAAGTAACTAGACTCCATAAAACCCTTCATAAATGGCTGGCGATGTGGTAgcagtctttttcttcttcctcctcctcttcttctaccactcctcctcctcctcctccagaggccAAGCACTGCAGTCCTCAGGCTTCAGCAAGCAGCATGAGCTTCATGCTAGCACCAGCTCCCAAAGTGACTTGTGAGCCCACCATAGGCCTTGAGGGACTAAGTCTGGCAGTGCAGCCAACTTATCCTGAGCCTGGGGATCCTCTGCTTTTACAGTAAGCAGCCTGTATTTTATACCTCCTTCTTCTAGGTTCCCAGAAAGcattcat is a window of Acomys russatus chromosome 5, mAcoRus1.1, whole genome shotgun sequence DNA encoding:
- the Ppp2r2d gene encoding serine/threonine-protein phosphatase 2A 55 kDa regulatory subunit B delta isoform gives rise to the protein MAGAGGGGGCPAGGNDFQWCFSQVKGAVDEDVAEADIISTVEFNYSGDLLATGDKGGRVVIFQREQENKARAHSRGEYNVYSTFQSHEPEFDYLKSLEIEEKINKIRWLPQQNAAHFLLSTNDKTIKLWKISERDKRAEGYNLKDEDGRLRDPFRITALRVPILKPMDLMVEASPRRIFANAHTYHINSISVNSDHETYLSADDLRINLWHLEITDRSFNIVDIKPANMEELTEVITAAEFHPHQCNVFVYSSSKGTIRLCDMRSSALCDRHAKFFEEPEDPSSRSFFSEIISSISDVKFSHSGRYMMTRDYLSVKVWDLNMEGRPVETHQVHEYLRSKLCSLYENDCIFDKFECCWNGSDSAIMTGSYNNFFRMFDRNTRRDVTLEASRENSKPRASLKPRKVCTGGKRKKDEISVDSLDFNKKILHTAWHPMESIIAVAATNNLYIFQDKIN